Sequence from the Cellulomonas fimi ATCC 484 genome:
CGCGGCGCGCTGCGACGGGTGCGCGGCGTCGGGCACGTAGGTGTCGAACGACTCGCCGGCGAAGTGCCGCGGCGGGACGAGCTCCGCGAGCAGCCGCTCGGGCGGGACGGCGGGCTGGCGCCCCGTGAGCGAGCCGGGCGCCTGTGCGGGCAGCGCGTCGCCGGACCCTGCGGGCCGGGGGTCGGGGGCTGTCACGGTGGGCAGCCTACGTCCGGGGCCCGGGACGTACGTCCCGGGGTGACCGCGGTCACGCGAGGCCGCGCGGGCAGGCCCTGGGCGGCCCCTCTACACCCGGACTGGACGTCCGTCCCACATGGCGAGCACGCGTCTCATCATCCGGATGCGCTCTCCCGCGTCACCCGAACGTCTGACAGCCTCGTCGGGTGATCGCGTGGTCCTCCTCCCGGTGTCGGTGCTCGTGCGCCGTCGCGGACCTGCGCATGTGCTGCTGCTGTCCGCGGACCGACTGACCCCGCCCACGTCCCCCCACCTCGGGCGCGCGGTCTGCGCCCGGGTCCCGCCCTCGCAGGCGGTGGGTGCAGCGCACGTCCATGATCCCCCGGAGGTAGCGCCCGATGGCGCAGACCAGGATCGCCCCGCCCGCCGCCCGCCTCGAGGGCCAGTGGGCGTTCGACCAGCGTGAGCCGCTGAACGGCAACGAGCAGCTCAAGCAGGAGGACGACGGCCTCAACGTCCGCCACCGCATCGAGACGATCTACGCCCAGCAGGGCTTCGACTCCATCCCCGGCGACGACCTGCGCGGACGCATGCGCTGGTGGGGCCTGTACACGCAGCGCAAGCCGGGGATCGACGGCGGCCGGACCGCCACCCTCGAGCCGCACGAGCTCGAGGACGCGTACTTCATGCTCCGCGTGCGCTGCGACGGCGGCACCCTGACGCTCGAGCAGCTGCGGACCGTCGCCGGCGTCTCGCGCGAGTTCGGGCGCGACACCGCCGACATCACCGACCGCCAGAACATCCAGCTGCACTGGGTCCGCATCGAGGACGTCCCCGAGATCTGGCGGCGGCTGGAGTCCGTCGGCCTCACCACGCAGGAGGCGTGCGGCGACGTCCCGCGCGTCATCCTCGGATCCCCCGTCGCGGGCGTCGCGGCCGACGAGATCATCGACGGCACGCCGGCGATCGAGGAGATCCGCCGCCGCTACATCGGCGACCCGTCGTTCTCGAACCTGCCGCGCAAGTTCAAGACCGCCGTCAGCGGGTCCCCGCACCAGGACGTCGCGCACGAGATCAACGACGTCGCGTTCGTCGGCGTGCAGCACCCCGAGCTCGGGCCCGGCTTCGACCTGTGGGTCGGCGGCGCGCTGTCCACCAACCCCATGCTCGGCAAGCGGCTCGGCGCGTTCGTCACGCTCGAGCAGGTGCCGGACGTGTGGGTCGGCGTCGTCAGCATCTTCCGCGACTACGGCTACCGGCGGCTGCGGACCCGCGCGCGCCTGAAGTTCCTGCTCGCCGACTGGGGCACCGAGCTGTTCCGGCAGGTCCTGGAGCAGGAGTACCTCGGCTACGCGCTCGCCGACGGCCCCGCGCCGCCCCCGCCGCCCACCGGGCAGCGCGACCACGTGGGCGTGCACCCGCAGAAGGACGGCCGGTTCTACGTCGGCGCGGCCCCGACCGTGGGCCGCGTCTCGGGTCCGATGCTCGACGCCGTCGCCGACCTGGTCGAGGCCGCGGGCTCCGACCGGCTGCAGCTCACCACGGAGCAGAAGCTCGTCGTCCTGGACGTGCCCGCCGACCGCGTCGACGCGCTCGTCGACGGCCTGGAGGCCCTGGGCCTGCGCGTGCGCACCGCCACGCCGTTCCGCCGCGGCACCATCGCCTGCACCGGCATCGAGTTCTGCAAGCTCGCGATCGTCGAGACCAAGGCCCGCGCCGCGCACATCGTCGACGAGCTCGAGCGCCGGCTGCCGACGTTCGACCAGCCGATCACGATCAACGTCAACGGGTGCCCCAACTCGTGCGCGCGCATCCAGACCGCCGACATCGGCCTCAAGGGCGCGCTCGCGCAGGGCGAGGAGGGCTACCAGGTCCACCTCGGCGGCGGCCTCGGCCTCACCAGCGGGCTGGGCAAGACGCTGCGCGGCCTGCGCGTGCCGTCCTCCGAGCTGCCCGACTACCTGGAGCGCGTGACGCGCCGGTTCGACGAGCAGCGTCTCGAGGGCGAGCTGTTCGCCGAGTGGGTGCACCGCGCGGCCGAGGAGGACCTGCGATGAGCACGTCCACCCCCGCGGTCGCGGACCTCTCCCCCGACGAGCTGCGCGCCTTCGCGGAGCGCGCCGGTGCGGAGCTCGAGGGTGCGCACCCGGCCGAGATCCTCGCGTGGGCGGGCCGCACGTTCGGCACCGACCTCGTCGTCGCGTCGTCGATGGGCGACGAGGTGCTCGTCGACCTCGCCGCGAAGGCCGTGCCCGGCGTCGAGGTGATCTTCCTCGACACCGGGTACCACTTCGCCGAGACGCTCGGCACGCGCGACTACTACGCCGAGTTCACCGACATCCGGCTGCGCACGGTCCTGCCGCTGCGCACGGTCGCCGAGCAGGACGCCGAGCACGGTCCGCGGCCGCACGAGCGGGACCCCAACCTGTGCTGCGCGCTGCGCAAGGTCGAGCCGCTCGAGCGCGGCCTCGCGCCGTACACCGCCTGGGTCACGGGCATGCGGCGCGAGGACGCCCCGACCCGCACCGACATCACCGTCGTCGGGTGGGACGCCAGGCGGTCCAAGGTCAAGCTCAACCCGCTCGCGGCGTGGACGCAGGACGACCTCGAGGCGTACGTCGCCGAGCACCACGTCGTGCTCAACCCCCTGCGGCAGATCGGCTACACCTCGATCGGCTGCGCCCCCTGCACGCGTGCGACGGCCCCGGGCGAGGACCCGCGGGCCGGACGCTGGTCCGGTACCTCCAAGACGGAATGCGGTCTGCACACATGACGACTCAGGCCACGGCCCCCACCGCGGCGACGCACCCTGCCCCTTCCACCCCCGACGGCCCGCGGCTCACCCAGCTCGACGCGCTGGAGTCCGAGGCGATCCACGTGATGCGCGAGGTCGCCGGCGAGTTCGAGCGGCCCGTGCTGCTGTTCTCCGGCGGCAAGGACTCGATCGTCATGCTGCACCTCGCGCGCAAGGCGTTCTGGCCGTCGCCGGTGCCGTTCACGGTCATGCACGTCGACACCGGGCACAACTTCCCCGAGGTCCTCGCCTACCGTGACGAGACGGTCGCGCGGCACGGGCTGCGGCTCGTCGTGGCGAGCGTGCAGGACGCGATCGACGACGGCCGCGTCGCCGAGCGTCCCGACGGCTCGCGCAACCCGCTGCAGACGATCCCCCTGCTCGACGCGATCACCGCGCACCGGTTCGACGCCGTGTTCGGCGGCGGGCGGCGCGACGAGGAGAAGGCGCGCGCGAAGGAGCGGATGTTCTCCCTGCGCGACGAGTTCGGGCAGTGGGACCCGCGCCGCCAGCGCCCCGAGCTGTGGGACCTGTACAACGGCCGGCACAAGCCCGGTGAGCACGTGCGCGTGTTCCCGCTGTCCAACTGGACCGAGCTCGACGTGTGGCGCTACATCGAGCGCGAGCGCATCGAGCTGCCGTCGATCTACTACGCGCACGAGCGCGAGGTGTTCCTGCGCGACGGCATGTGGCTCGCCCCCGGCGACTGGGGCGGCCCGCGCGACGCGGAGCACGTCGAGCGACGGACCGTGCGCTACCGGACGGTCGGCGACATGAGCTGCACCGGCGCGGTGGAGTCGACGGCCTCGACGGTCGCCGACGTCATCGCCGAGGTGGCCGTGAGCCGCCTCACCGAGCGCGGGGCGACCCGCGCGGACGACCGGGCCTCGGAGGCCGCCATGGAGGACCGCAAGCGCGAGGGCTACTTCTGATGACGACGACCCCCACCACCGACCTGCCCGCCGACCCCGACTCCGGCTCCCGGGCCGACCAGGCCCCGCTCGACACCGACCACGCGCAGCGCGAGCTGCTGCGCCTGGCCACCGCCGGCTCCGTCGACGACGGCAAGAGCACCCTCATCGGCCGCCTGCTCTACGACACCAAGTCGGTCCTCGCCGACCAGCTCAGCGCCGTCGAGCGCGCCACCGCCGCGC
This genomic interval carries:
- a CDS encoding nitrite/sulfite reductase translates to MAQTRIAPPAARLEGQWAFDQREPLNGNEQLKQEDDGLNVRHRIETIYAQQGFDSIPGDDLRGRMRWWGLYTQRKPGIDGGRTATLEPHELEDAYFMLRVRCDGGTLTLEQLRTVAGVSREFGRDTADITDRQNIQLHWVRIEDVPEIWRRLESVGLTTQEACGDVPRVILGSPVAGVAADEIIDGTPAIEEIRRRYIGDPSFSNLPRKFKTAVSGSPHQDVAHEINDVAFVGVQHPELGPGFDLWVGGALSTNPMLGKRLGAFVTLEQVPDVWVGVVSIFRDYGYRRLRTRARLKFLLADWGTELFRQVLEQEYLGYALADGPAPPPPPTGQRDHVGVHPQKDGRFYVGAAPTVGRVSGPMLDAVADLVEAAGSDRLQLTTEQKLVVLDVPADRVDALVDGLEALGLRVRTATPFRRGTIACTGIEFCKLAIVETKARAAHIVDELERRLPTFDQPITINVNGCPNSCARIQTADIGLKGALAQGEEGYQVHLGGGLGLTSGLGKTLRGLRVPSSELPDYLERVTRRFDEQRLEGELFAEWVHRAAEEDLR
- a CDS encoding phosphoadenylyl-sulfate reductase, with amino-acid sequence MSTSTPAVADLSPDELRAFAERAGAELEGAHPAEILAWAGRTFGTDLVVASSMGDEVLVDLAAKAVPGVEVIFLDTGYHFAETLGTRDYYAEFTDIRLRTVLPLRTVAEQDAEHGPRPHERDPNLCCALRKVEPLERGLAPYTAWVTGMRREDAPTRTDITVVGWDARRSKVKLNPLAAWTQDDLEAYVAEHHVVLNPLRQIGYTSIGCAPCTRATAPGEDPRAGRWSGTSKTECGLHT
- the cysD gene encoding sulfate adenylyltransferase subunit CysD — translated: MTTQATAPTAATHPAPSTPDGPRLTQLDALESEAIHVMREVAGEFERPVLLFSGGKDSIVMLHLARKAFWPSPVPFTVMHVDTGHNFPEVLAYRDETVARHGLRLVVASVQDAIDDGRVAERPDGSRNPLQTIPLLDAITAHRFDAVFGGGRRDEEKARAKERMFSLRDEFGQWDPRRQRPELWDLYNGRHKPGEHVRVFPLSNWTELDVWRYIERERIELPSIYYAHEREVFLRDGMWLAPGDWGGPRDAEHVERRTVRYRTVGDMSCTGAVESTASTVADVIAEVAVSRLTERGATRADDRASEAAMEDRKREGYF